Proteins encoded together in one Rhipicephalus sanguineus isolate Rsan-2018 chromosome 9, BIME_Rsan_1.4, whole genome shotgun sequence window:
- the LOC119405947 gene encoding DNA-directed RNA polymerase II subunit RPB11-a gives MNAPPAFESFLLFDGEKKVTIEKDTKVPNAAIFTVNKEDHTLANMIRAQLLKDPCVLFAGYKVPHPLEHKFILRVQTTPDNTPQEAFTNAITDLISELSLLEERFKEAVREKHDGLE, from the coding sequence ATGAACGCACCTCCGGCATTCGAGTCGTTCCTTCTATTCGACGGTGAGAAGAAGGTGACCATCGAGAAGGACACGAAGGTGCCCAACGCGGCCATCTTCACGGTCAACAAGGAAGACCACACGCTTGCCAACATGATCCGCGCTCAGTTGCTCAAGGATCCGTGCGTCCTCTTCGCCGGCTACAAGGTGCCCCATCCTCTGGAACACAAGTTCATCCTGCGCGTTCAGACCACGCCGGACAACACTCCGCAGGAGGCCTTCACCAACGCCATCACCGACCTCATCAGTGAGCTGTCGTTGCTCGAGGAGCGCTTCAAGGAAGCCGTGCGAGAGAAACACGACGGCCTGGAGTGA
- the LOC119405946 gene encoding 60S ribosomal protein L15 — translation MGAYKYMQELWRKKQSDVMRFLLRLRCWHYRQLNTCHRAPRPTRPDKARRLGYRAKQGYVIYRIRVRRGGRKKQVPKGCTYGKPKNHGVNSLKPVRNHQSIAEERVGRRCKALRVLNSYWVAQDSTYKYYEVILVDPFHKAIRRDPKANWICQAVHKHRELRGLTSAGRKSRGLGKGHRYTKTVGGSRRACWKRRNTLQLRRKR, via the exons ATGGGGGCGTACAAGTACATGCAAGAGCTGTGGCGCAAGAAGCAGTCGGACGTGATGCGGTTCCTGCTGCGACTGCGCTGCTGGCACTACCGCCAACTCAACACCTGCCACCGGGCTCCCCGCCCCACCAGGCCCGACAAGGCGCGTCGCCTTGGATACCGGGCCAAGCAGG GTTACGTGATCTACCGCATCCGGGTGCGTCGTGGTGGCCGCAAGAAGCAGGTGCCCAAGGGCTGCACCTACGGCAAGCCCAAGAACCACGGTGTGAACAGCCTGAAGCCCGTGCGCAACCACCAGTCCATCGCTGAG GAGCGAGTCGGCCGTCGCTGCAAGGCACTGCGTGTGCTCAACTCGTACTGGGTGGCCCAGGACTCGACGTACAAGTACTACGAGGTGATCCTGGTGGATCCGTTCCACAAGGCGATCCGTCGTGACCCGAAGGCCAACTGGATCTGCCAGGCGGTGCACAAGCACCGCGAGCTGCGTGGCCTCACCTCGGCCGGCCGCAAGTCGCGTGGCCTGGGCAAGGGACACCGTTACACCAAGACCGTGGGTGGCTCGAGGCGCGCCTGCTGGAAGCGCCGAAACACGCTGCAGCTGCGTCGCAAGCGTTGA